The Maniola hyperantus chromosome 2, iAphHyp1.2, whole genome shotgun sequence genome includes a region encoding these proteins:
- the LOC117994489 gene encoding uncharacterized transmembrane protein DDB_G0289901-like has translation MELSGVVVLAFISCVTCSPYGYGVKSGVAAKADANAASGAFGGTLPAIPLSIPSGGGFSGSFSKSASSSFASSSSSSSSSSSSFSFGGTTANGVAGNSIPSSLHGSPSAQNGFGASGSIAQAAAGASAIAGSSALSHNVGGLPCAGNNCNNAGNINKCTSNECGSSGHQPSITDNKNCLSGHCQPSSGIPNYEADLQTANSPSIQQQTDLDDFEVNIGGKSKSSSNLNHGHTSGFDASGSRNDCSYGKCGTNLASQIPATTTHHNDQPSAKNCNSPDSGCDIFIPLAPSGNAALTNPQQPAAHLTTPNIGPACATHNCNPALTGPNLNNGKPSSYNVPILGGNPGEASLNYNSNTHLSGPLYNLPSNAPQKSVITPKIPSYSDGIYSSPLPIKPSGSAGCNGANCDSSNSPTYQSPSNPSCNTPNCGVHPVSSAPSSQAGLMRPGTVSVPTQSASFGVSDTENNSSHNAYFGNTDGFLKPDNPTANVGPLNVLAHPGSLEIPKTNALSPSQNTQGYTGGFGAPTGSIDAGHKPNTGFGTSGAFAHGSNNGLKPGSSLSPSSQNIPSYTGGFGGSAGSFDTPTNSYYQSKPTNENPSSVSNTVPHKNEVSASPGHAHGLNNGLKPGSSVSPSSQNIPSYTGGFGGSAGSFDTPTNSYYQSKPTNENPSSVPNTVPHKNEISASPGHAHGLNNGLKPGSSVSPSSQNIPSYTGGFGGSAGSFDTPTNSYYQAKPTNENPSSVPITVPHKNEISASPGHVSFGLPKPDSSLGFSHSTSSYTGGFGRPTGSANVHSDVGSHDKPHDVGGAPVTGLHGSFGIKPEFNVVSSNNKNPVYTGGFGGSPGSFDTGSKIGTHVKTKPTQDKITSGPNIAQSSGDYTGSGITANAASGVSNNHDLHKPSESLIPPNTGNSNTGTPNTGYFAGASNTLKPGLVKPVDEKTKLPPYLGGFGGPSGILRPNEYSVSPNIPTLPLGHTSCASGNCGPTINLPSGKEHILSSGESSSASAAANAKATAYSGSFGGPPGFLKPFDDGKTSENGHDEHDKSTNGEYGHTFGVKDNEPSGVNKAPSDSTNTATAGANADAAAFASSNAFSANQGLSSCNSGCGSNYSGNNGNYASSLGSSRTGALGGHDSLVGNLASANGVAGAGAGSFGAGKSFTSSSASAHASAGAAVKGGYGRR, from the exons ATGGAGCTCTCGGGTGTAGTTGTGTTAGCCTTTATAAGCTGTGTGACATGCTCGCCTTACGGATATGGCGTAAAAAGTGGAGTTGCAGCGAAAG ctgACGCAAACGCAGCATCCGGCGCATTCGGAGGCACTTTACCTGCTATCCCACTTAGTATTCCAAGTGGTGGCGGATTTTCGGGGAGTTTCTCCAAGTCAGCCTCATCAAGTTTTGCTTCTTCAAGTTCAAGTTCAAGCTCAAGTTCGAGTTCATTTAGTTTCGGCGGTACCACAGCAAACGGCGTAGCAGGAAATAGCATACCATCGTCATTACACGGTTCGCCCAGTGCTCAGAATGGATTCGGAGCTAGTGGATCAATCGCACAAGCTGCGGCTGGTGCAAGTGCCATTGCAGGATCTTCAGCACTCTCGCATAATGTTGGTGGCTTACCTTGTGCAGGAAATAACTGTAATAATGCTGGTAATATAAACAAATGCACGTCAAATGAGTGCGGATCGAGCGGCCATCAACCTAGTATAACTGATAATAAGAATTGCTTATCAGGACATTGCCAACCATCTTCAGGCATACCTAACTATGAAGCGGATTTACAAACAGCAAATTCACCGTCAATTCAACAACAAACGGACTTGGACGATTTTGAAGTTAATATTGGAGGGAAATCAAAATCTAGCAGCAATTTAAACCACGGCCACACATCTGGTTTTGATGCAAGTGGATCCCGGAATGACTGTTCCTACGGAAAATGTGGAACGAATTTAGCATCTCAAATACCCGCGACGACGACCCACCATAACGACCAACCTTCAGCGAAAAACTGTAACTCTCCCGATTCCGGATGTGACATTTTTATTCCACTCGCACCCTCAGGAAATGCCGCTTTAACGAATCCACAACAACCTGCTGCGCATTTAACTACTCCTAATATTGGACCAGCTTGCGCCACTCACAATTGCAACCCTGCTTTGACcggtcctaatttaaataatggaaaACCATCAAGTTATAATGTCCCTATTCTTGGTGGGAACCCAGGCGAAGCATCACTCAATTACAATAGCAATACCCATCTCAGCGGACCCTTGTATAATTTGCCGTCAAATGCACCACAAAAATCCGTTATAACGCCTAAAATCCCCAGCTATTCTGATGGAATTTATTCTTCTCCACTACCCATAAAGCCCTCTGGATCTGCAGGTTGTAATGGAGCAAATTGTGATTCGTCAAATAGCCCAACTTATCAATCTCCAAGCAATCCTTCTTGTAACACTCCTAATTGTGGTGTTCACCCTGTTTCTTCAGCACCTAGTTCACAAGCTGGCTTAATGAGGCCTGGGACTGTTTCTGTTCCAACTCAGTCCGCTTCGTTCGGTGTATCAGACACTGAAAATAATTCAAGCCACAATGCTTATTTTGGGAATACTGATGGATTTTTAAAGCCTGACAATCCTACTGCAAATGTAGGACCACTTAATGTTCTGGCTCATCCGGGATCCTTAGAAATACCAAAAACTAATGCTTTGTCACCTAGTCAAAATACTCAGGGATATACGGGTGGATTTGGAGCACCTACGGGATCAATTGATGCCGGACATAAACCAAACACTGGATTTGGAACATCAGGTGCATTTGCACATGGCTCAAATAATGGTTTAAAACCTGGTTCAAGTTTGTCACCTTCTAGTCAAAATATTCCTTCGTATACTGGAGGTTTTGGAGGTTCAGCGGGATCTTTTGACACGCCTACTAACTCATATTACCAATCTAAGCCAACCAATGAAAATCCATCATCGGTCTCAAATACTGTGCCACATAAAAATGAAGTATCGGCTAGTCCTGGGCATGCACATGGCTTAAATAATGGTTTAAAACCAGGTTCAAGTGTATCACCTTCTAGTCAAAATATTCCTTCGTATACTGGAGGTTTTGGAGGTTCAGCAGGATCATTTGACACACCTACAAACTCGTACTACCAATCTAAGCCAACCAATGAAAATCCATCATCTGTCCCAAATACTGTGCCACATAAAAACGAAATATCGGCCAGTCCTGGGCATGCACATGGCTTAAATAATGGTTTAAAACCGGGTTCAAGTGTATCACCTTCTAGTCAAAATATTCCTTCGTATACTGGAGGTTTTGGAGGTTCAGCTGGATCATTTGACACACCTACTAACTCGTATTACCAAGCTAAGCCAACCAATGAAAATCCATCATCTGTCCCGATCACAGTGCCacataaaaatgaaatatcgGCCAGTCCTGGGCATGTCTCTTTCGGCTTACCAAAGCCAGATTCTAGCTTAGGTTTTAGTCACAGCACTTCTTCGTATACCGGTGGATTCGGGAGACCCACGGGTTCAGCTAACGTGCACTCTGATGTAGGTTCACATGATAAACCACACGACGTTGGAGGGGCTCCCGTTACTGGATTACATGGATCATTCGGCATTAAGCCTGAATTTAATGTAGTATcgtctaataataaaaatcctgTATATACTGGCGGTTTCGGTGGATCGCCGGGTTCCTTTGATACAGGTTCCAAAATCGGCACACATGTTAAAACAAAACCTACCCAAGACAAAATAACATCTGGTCCTAATATAGCACAGTCCAGTGGTGACTATACAGGTTCAGGAATCACAGCAAACGCTGCATCTGGAGTGTCTAATAATCACGACTTACATAAACCAAGTGAAAGTCTTATTCCTCCTAATACTGGAAACTCTAATACTGGAACCCCTAATACTGGATACTTTGCGGGAGCAAGTAATACACTAAAACCTGGGTTAGTTAAACCAGTTGATGAAAAAACAAAGTTACCTCCATACTTGGGTGGTTTTGGCGGTCCCTCAGGAATACTTAGACCAAATGAATATAGTGTGTCGCCTAACATTCCTACGTTACCTTTAGGTCATACATCATGTGCTAGTGGAAATTGCGGTCCTACAATAAATTTGCCTAGTGGAAAGGAACATATTTTGTCAAGTGGAGAATCTAGTAGTGCTAGCGCAGCGGCAAACGCGAAGGCGACAGCTTACTCGGGAAGCTTTGGTGGCCCACCAGGCTTTTTAAAACCTTTTGACGATGGTAAAACTTCCGAAAATGGGCATGATGAACATGACAAGTCTACAAATGGAGAATATGGCCATACATTTGGGGTGAAGGACAATGAACCTAGCGGTGTGAATAAAGCACCAAGTGATTCAACGAATACAGCTACCGCTGGAGCAAATGCTGATGCTGCAGCTTTTGCCAGCTCCAACGCATTTAGTGCAAACCAAGGTCTGAGTTCATGCAATTCTGGATGTGGCTCAAATTATTCTGGAAATAACGGAAATTACGCATCTAGTCTAGGTTCTTCAAGAACAGGTGCTTTAGGAGGGCATGATAGTCTAGTTGGCAATTTAGCCTCTGCCAATGGTGTTGCGGGCGCAGGCGCTGGGTCTTTTGGAGCGGGAAAAAGTTTTACCAGCAGCTCAGCGTCAGCTCATGCATCTGCGGGTGCTGCAGTGAAAGGAG GTTACGGAAGACGGTAA
- the Ars2 gene encoding serrate RNA effector molecule homolog isoform X1: MADSDDEYDRKRRDKFRGERGAAEGSSYRGSDRREERSRGREEWPERSRGGRSGPDYRDYRGGASASRGYSPVRGEGPPSKRIRPEWPVEDRRYGGMPHDSYGSYGWAHDHFGPHPAHQGYGQPMPPVPARDAVLPMGATDGPPTMMTFKAFLAAQDDSITVDDAIQKYNEYKLEFRRQQLNEFFVAHKDEEWFKIKYHPEESVKRKEEQLLALKNRLNVFLDLLAQGELNKVTVDVDKSDKLIRLLDTVVIKLEGGTEEDLKALDDPIPVEITNDKQDKNDTDKAVVIDVDAVKVKDEKENQAKDKEKKAESPKPTAPLTMEIDPHLRHLQEQAKLFSRFNSVPGQEAETEEVPEKEPPPPGSSSSSSSSSSSSSSSEDEGETTTRRKSKSKSKTPDKSPKEKERSKSPSVEKIIESKDKDASNDKSEQANDVTVEKKESRALHKTTSIFLRNLAPTITKAEVEAMCKRYGGFLRVALADPLPERRWFRRGWVTFRREVNIKDICWNLNNIRLRECELGAIVNRDLQRRIRPVSGVTLERPVLRADARLAARLAHHLDTRTRLWSEQSSQHGDDTQPAEKEQDSGNFSLNSKNPVLHKITEHLIEEASTEEEELLGLEASSEPTVQEQPDPELVRVLDRLVLYLRIVHSVDYYNHCEYPYEDEMPNRCGIMHARSGAPVNKPSQQEIQDYIKTFEGKMAAFLQDVKPLSDEELQKLGMKDSEAEVEKFIQANTQELSKDKWLCPLSGKKFKGPDFIRKHIFNKHAEKVDEVRREVAYFNAYVRDVRRPQQPEPPSRPVPPAQHAPPHMYSGGGGGARGWGWGGWAPPAPYAPRHPRFSRPRGGGAEFRPVIHYRDLDAPREPDEFI, from the exons ATGGCTGATAGTGATGATGAGTACGATCGTAAGAGACGCGACAAGTTTCGTGGAGAAAGAGGTGCTGCTGAAGGGAGTAGCTACAGAGGTAGTGATAGACGAGAAGAAAGAAGTAGGGGCCGGGAGGAATGGCCTGAAAG ATCTCGTGGGGGTCGCTCTGGTCCTGACTACAGAGACTACCGTGGAGGGGCCAGCGCCAGTAGGGGCTATTCCCCAGTAAGGGGTGAGGGACCACCCAGCAAGCGCATTAGACCAGAGTGGCCTGTTGAAGACAGAAGATATGGGGGAATGCCACATGATTCTTATGGGTCCTATGGCTGGGCTCACGATCACTTTGGACCTCACCCAGCACATCAGGGATATGGTCAACCTATGCCACCAGTACCGGCAAG ggaTGCTGTGCTGCCCATGGGTGCCACGGACGGTCCACCCACCATGATGACATTCAAAGCATTTTTAGCTGCCCAAGATGACTCTATCACTGTTGACGATGCCATACAGAAATACAATGAATACAAACTTGAGTTTCGAAGGCAGCAGCTTAACGAATTTTTTGTTGCTCATAAAGATGAAGAATG GTTCAAGATTAAGTATCACCCGGAAGAGTCAGTGAAGCGTAAAGAAGAACAACTACTTGCATTAAAG aatcGTCTTAATGTGTTCCTCGATCTTTTGGCGCAAGGAGAACTGAACAAGGTGACAGTAGATGTAGATAAATCCGACAAATTGATACGTTTGCTCGACACGGTAGTTATAAAGTTGGAGGGCGGAACTGAAGAAGATTTGAAAGCCCTCGATGATCCAATTCCTGTAGAAATTACTAATGACAAGCAAG ATAAAAATGACACCGATAAAGCAGTTGTCATTGACGTAGATGCGGTAAAAGTAAAGGATGAAAAGGAAAATCAAGCCAAGGACAAG GAGAAAAAGGCAGAGTCTCCTAAACCCACTGCACCTCTGACGATGGAGATCGATCCTCACCTGCGTCACCTGCAGGAGCAAGCTAAGTTGTTCTCCAGATTTAACTCTGTCCCAGGACAAGAAGCTGAAACAGAAGAAGTTCCTGAGAAAGAGCCTC CACCTCCTGGATCCTCCTCAAGCTCATCATCATCCAGCTCTTCATCCTCGAGCTCTGAAGATGAGGGCGAAACTACAACTCGCCGTAAATCCAAATCTAAATCTAAGACGCCAGATAAATCGCCCAAAGAAAAGGAGAGATCCAAATCTCCCAGCGTTGAGAAAATTATCGAAAGCAAAGACAAGGATGCAAGCAACGATAAATCTGAACAGGCAAATGATGTTACAGTGGAGAAGAAGGAATCACGTGCGCTACACAAAACTACGTCAATATTTTTGAGGAACTTGGCACCTACAATAACAAAGGCTGAGGTGGAAGCT ATGTGTAAGCGGTACGGCGGTTTCCTGCGCGTGGCGCTGGCCGACCCGCTGCCGGAGCGGCGCTGGTTCCGGCGCGGCTGGGTCACTTTCCGCCGCGAGGTCAACATTAAGGACATCTGTTGGAACCTCAACAATATACGG TTGCGGGAATGCGAGCTAGGCGCAATAGTGAACCGCGACTTGCAGCGTCGAATCCGGCCAGTGTCGGGCGTCACGCTGGAACGGCCCGTGCTGCGCGCAGACGCGCGGCTCGCGGCGCGCCTGGCGCATCACCTCGACACTCGCACGCGACTGTGGTCTGAACAATCCTCTCAGCATGGCGATGACACTCAACCTGCCGAAAAGGAACAAGATTCTGGC AACTTCAGCCTAAACTCGAAAAATCCTGTACTCCATAAAATAACGGAGCATCTGATTGAAGAAGCTTCTACGGAGGAAGAAGAGCTTTTAGGGCTCGAGGCGTCGTCGGAACCCACGGTGCAGGAACAGCCGGACCCGGAGCTGGTCCGCGTGCTGGACCGCCTCGTGCTGTACCTACGCATCGTGCACTCGGTGGACTACTACAACCACTGCGAGTACCCCTACGAGGACGAGATGCCCAACCGATGCGGAATCATGCACGCGCGCTCCGGAGCGCCCGTGAACAAG CCTTCTCAACAAGAAATTCAAGACTACATCAAGACATTCGAAGGGAAAATGGCGGCTTTCCTACAAGATGTAAAGCCACTGAGTGATGAGGAGTTACAAAAACTTGGCATGAAA gattCTGAAGCAGAAGTGGAAAAGTTTATTCAAGCGAATACACAAGAGTTGTCGAAGGACAAATGGCTGTGTCCACTCAGCGGGAAGAAATTCAAGGGCCCCGACTTCATTAGAAAACATATCTTCAATAAGCACGCTGAAAAG GTGGACGAGGTGCGTCGCGAGGTGGCGTACTTCAACGCGTACGTCCGTGACGTGCGGCGCCCGCAGCAGCCCGAGCCGCCCTCACGCCCCGTGCCGCCCGCGCAGCACGCGCCGCCGCACAT GTACAgcggcggtggcggcggcgcgcgcggctgGGGCTGGGGCGGCTgggcgccgcccgcgccctaCGCGCCGCGCCACCCACGCTTCTCGCGGCCCAG GGGCGGAGGCGCGGAGTTCCGCCCGGTGATACACTACCGCGACTTGGACGCCCCGCGCGAACCTGACGAGTTCATTTAA
- the Ars2 gene encoding serrate RNA effector molecule homolog isoform X2: MADSDDEYDRKRRDKFRGERGAAEGSSYRGSDRREERSRGREEWPERSRGGRSGPDYRDYRGGASASRGYSPVRGEGPPSKRIRPEWPVEDRRYGGMPHDSYGSYGWAHDHFGPHPAHQGYGQPMPPVPARDAVLPMGATDGPPTMMTFKAFLAAQDDSITVDDAIQKYNEYKLEFRRQQLNEFFVAHKDEEWFKIKYHPEESVKRKEEQLLALKNRLNVFLDLLAQGELNKVTVDVDKSDKLIRLLDTVVIKLEGGTEEDLKALDDPIPVEITNDKQDKNDTDKAVVIDVDAVKVKDEKENQAKDKEKKAESPKPTAPLTMEIDPHLRHLQEQAKLFSRFNSVPGQEAETEEVPEKEPPPPGSSSSSSSSSSSSSSSEDEGETTTRRKSKSKSKTPDKSPKEKERSKSPSVEKIIESKDKDASNDKSEQANDVTVEKKESRALHKTTSIFLRNLAPTITKAEVEAMCKRYGGFLRVALADPLPERRWFRRGWVTFRREVNIKDICWNLNNIRLRECELGAIVNRDLQRRIRPVSGVTLERPVLRADARLAARLAHHLDTRTRLWSEQSSQHGDDTQPAEKEQDSGNFSLNSKNPVLHKITEHLIEEASTEEEELLGLEASSEPTVQEQPDPELVRVLDRLVLYLRIVHSVDYYNHCEYPYEDEMPNRCGIMHARSGAPVNKPSQQEIQDYIKTFEGKMAAFLQDVKPLSDEELQKLGMKDSEAEVEKFIQANTQELSKDKWLCPLSGKKFKGPDFIRKHIFNKHAEKVDEVRREVAYFNAYVRDVRRPQQPEPPSRPVPPAQHAPPHMYSGGGGGARGWGWGGWAPPAPYAPRHPRFSRPRENVDRSRPIIAYNDLDFPDSGDIF; encoded by the exons ATGGCTGATAGTGATGATGAGTACGATCGTAAGAGACGCGACAAGTTTCGTGGAGAAAGAGGTGCTGCTGAAGGGAGTAGCTACAGAGGTAGTGATAGACGAGAAGAAAGAAGTAGGGGCCGGGAGGAATGGCCTGAAAG ATCTCGTGGGGGTCGCTCTGGTCCTGACTACAGAGACTACCGTGGAGGGGCCAGCGCCAGTAGGGGCTATTCCCCAGTAAGGGGTGAGGGACCACCCAGCAAGCGCATTAGACCAGAGTGGCCTGTTGAAGACAGAAGATATGGGGGAATGCCACATGATTCTTATGGGTCCTATGGCTGGGCTCACGATCACTTTGGACCTCACCCAGCACATCAGGGATATGGTCAACCTATGCCACCAGTACCGGCAAG ggaTGCTGTGCTGCCCATGGGTGCCACGGACGGTCCACCCACCATGATGACATTCAAAGCATTTTTAGCTGCCCAAGATGACTCTATCACTGTTGACGATGCCATACAGAAATACAATGAATACAAACTTGAGTTTCGAAGGCAGCAGCTTAACGAATTTTTTGTTGCTCATAAAGATGAAGAATG GTTCAAGATTAAGTATCACCCGGAAGAGTCAGTGAAGCGTAAAGAAGAACAACTACTTGCATTAAAG aatcGTCTTAATGTGTTCCTCGATCTTTTGGCGCAAGGAGAACTGAACAAGGTGACAGTAGATGTAGATAAATCCGACAAATTGATACGTTTGCTCGACACGGTAGTTATAAAGTTGGAGGGCGGAACTGAAGAAGATTTGAAAGCCCTCGATGATCCAATTCCTGTAGAAATTACTAATGACAAGCAAG ATAAAAATGACACCGATAAAGCAGTTGTCATTGACGTAGATGCGGTAAAAGTAAAGGATGAAAAGGAAAATCAAGCCAAGGACAAG GAGAAAAAGGCAGAGTCTCCTAAACCCACTGCACCTCTGACGATGGAGATCGATCCTCACCTGCGTCACCTGCAGGAGCAAGCTAAGTTGTTCTCCAGATTTAACTCTGTCCCAGGACAAGAAGCTGAAACAGAAGAAGTTCCTGAGAAAGAGCCTC CACCTCCTGGATCCTCCTCAAGCTCATCATCATCCAGCTCTTCATCCTCGAGCTCTGAAGATGAGGGCGAAACTACAACTCGCCGTAAATCCAAATCTAAATCTAAGACGCCAGATAAATCGCCCAAAGAAAAGGAGAGATCCAAATCTCCCAGCGTTGAGAAAATTATCGAAAGCAAAGACAAGGATGCAAGCAACGATAAATCTGAACAGGCAAATGATGTTACAGTGGAGAAGAAGGAATCACGTGCGCTACACAAAACTACGTCAATATTTTTGAGGAACTTGGCACCTACAATAACAAAGGCTGAGGTGGAAGCT ATGTGTAAGCGGTACGGCGGTTTCCTGCGCGTGGCGCTGGCCGACCCGCTGCCGGAGCGGCGCTGGTTCCGGCGCGGCTGGGTCACTTTCCGCCGCGAGGTCAACATTAAGGACATCTGTTGGAACCTCAACAATATACGG TTGCGGGAATGCGAGCTAGGCGCAATAGTGAACCGCGACTTGCAGCGTCGAATCCGGCCAGTGTCGGGCGTCACGCTGGAACGGCCCGTGCTGCGCGCAGACGCGCGGCTCGCGGCGCGCCTGGCGCATCACCTCGACACTCGCACGCGACTGTGGTCTGAACAATCCTCTCAGCATGGCGATGACACTCAACCTGCCGAAAAGGAACAAGATTCTGGC AACTTCAGCCTAAACTCGAAAAATCCTGTACTCCATAAAATAACGGAGCATCTGATTGAAGAAGCTTCTACGGAGGAAGAAGAGCTTTTAGGGCTCGAGGCGTCGTCGGAACCCACGGTGCAGGAACAGCCGGACCCGGAGCTGGTCCGCGTGCTGGACCGCCTCGTGCTGTACCTACGCATCGTGCACTCGGTGGACTACTACAACCACTGCGAGTACCCCTACGAGGACGAGATGCCCAACCGATGCGGAATCATGCACGCGCGCTCCGGAGCGCCCGTGAACAAG CCTTCTCAACAAGAAATTCAAGACTACATCAAGACATTCGAAGGGAAAATGGCGGCTTTCCTACAAGATGTAAAGCCACTGAGTGATGAGGAGTTACAAAAACTTGGCATGAAA gattCTGAAGCAGAAGTGGAAAAGTTTATTCAAGCGAATACACAAGAGTTGTCGAAGGACAAATGGCTGTGTCCACTCAGCGGGAAGAAATTCAAGGGCCCCGACTTCATTAGAAAACATATCTTCAATAAGCACGCTGAAAAG GTGGACGAGGTGCGTCGCGAGGTGGCGTACTTCAACGCGTACGTCCGTGACGTGCGGCGCCCGCAGCAGCCCGAGCCGCCCTCACGCCCCGTGCCGCCCGCGCAGCACGCGCCGCCGCACAT GTACAgcggcggtggcggcggcgcgcgcggctgGGGCTGGGGCGGCTgggcgccgcccgcgccctaCGCGCCGCGCCACCCACGCTTCTCGCGGCCCAG GGAAAACGTGGATCGATCCCGGCCTATTATTGCTTACAACGATCTTGACTTCCCGGATAGTGGCGAcatattttaa